The proteins below come from a single Mustela nigripes isolate SB6536 chromosome 14, MUSNIG.SB6536, whole genome shotgun sequence genomic window:
- the KIAA2013 gene encoding uncharacterized protein KIAA2013 homolog, giving the protein MWLQQRLKGLPGLLSSSWARRLLCLLGLLLLLLWFAGSGARRAAGGLHLLPWSRGESGAAEPSACLEAATRSWRGLRERGEAVPLGPGVPALVANGFLALDVAANRLWVTPGEREPAVAPDFVPFVQLRPLSALSEAGESVLLLREGLLRRVRCLQLGTSGPGPAAAAPGPASASGLVTGSGRDCVLLQEDFLAHRGRPHVYLQRIQLNNPTERVAALQTVGPTAGPVPRAFTSTLEKVGDHQFLLYSGRSPPFPTGLVHLVVVAAKKLVNRLQVAPKTQLDETVLWVVHVSGPISPQVLKSKASKELKVLQDLARKEMLELLEMPAAELLQDHQHLWAQLFSPGVEMKKITDAHTPSGLTVNLTLYYMLSCSPAPLLSPGLSHRERDQMESTLNYEDHCFSGHATMHAENLWPGRLASVPQILQLSDLWRLTLQKRGCKGLVRVGAPGILQGMVLSFGGLQFTENHLQFQADPDVLHNSYALRGVRYKNDHIDLAVLADPEGKPYLHVSVEPRGQPVKVYACKAGCLEEPVELTSAPQGHIFPVMVTQPITPLLYISTDLTHLQDLRHTLHLKAILAHDEHMAQQDPGLPFLFWFSVASLITLFHLFLFKLIYNEYCGPGAKPLFRSKEDPSV; this is encoded by the exons ATGTGGCTGCAGCAGCGGCTTAAGGGGCTGCCGGGACTCCTGTCGAGCAGCTGGGCCCGCCGCCTACTCTGCCTGCTcggcctcctgctgctgcttctgtggTTCGCCGGTTCCGGGGCGCGGCGGGCCGCGGGCGGCCTGCACCTGCTGCCCTGGTCCCGCGGCGAGTCGGGCGCCGCTGAGCCTTCTGCCTGCCTGGAGGCGGCCACCCGCTCCTGGCGCGGCCTGCGGGAGCGCGGCGAGGCTGTTCCACTGGGCCCTGGAGTGCCGGCCCTGGTGGCCAACGGCTTCCTGGCACTGGACGTGGCCGCCAACCGGCTGTGGGTGACTCCTGGAGAACGAGAGCCCGCCGTGGCGCCAGACTTCGTGCCCTTCGTGCAGCTGCGCCCGCTCAGTGCGCTCTCCGAAGCGGGAGAGTCAGTGCTGCTGCTACGTGAAGGGCTGCTGCGCCGAGTGCGTTGCCTGCAGCTTGGGACCTCGGGTCCTGGCCCTGCGGCCGCCGCCCCCGGGCCCGCCTCGGCCTCCGGCCTGGTCACAGGATCAGGCCGCGACTGCGTGCTTCTGCAAGAGGACTTTCTGGCGCACCGGGGCCGACCCCACGTCTATCTGCAGCGTATCCAGCTCAACAATCCCACGGAGCGGGTGGCCGCGCTGCAGACTGTGGGGCCCACTGCCGGCCCGGTCCCCAGAGCCTTCACCAGTACCCTGGAGAAGGTGGGAGATCATCAGTTCCTCCTCTACTCAGGCCGGTCCCCGCCTTTTCCCACGGGGCTGGTGCACCTGGTGGTGGTGGCCGCCAAGAAGCTAGTGAACCGGCTCCAAGTGGCTCCCAAGACACAACTGGACGAGACAGTGTTGTGGGTGGTGCATGTTTCAGGCCCCATTAGCCCCCAGGTGCTCAAAAGCAAAGCATCCAAGGAGCTCAAGGTGCTCCAGGATTTGGCCCGAAAGGAAATGCTGGAGCTCTTGGAGATGCCGGCGGCTGAGCTCCTTCAGGACCACCAGCACCTCTGGGCTCAGCTCTTCAGCCCAG GTGTGGAAATGAAGAAGATCACGGATGCCCACACCCCTTCGGGCCTGACCGTGAACCTGACTCTGTACTACATGCTCTCCTGCTCCCCGGCCCCCCTGCTCAGCCCCGGCCTGAGCCACCGGGAGCGCGACCAGATGGAGTCGACGCTCAACTACGAAGACCACTGCTTCAGCGGCCACGCCACCATGCACGCCGAGAACCTGTGGCCGGGCCGCCTGGCCTCGGTCCCGCAGATCCTGCAGCTGTCCGACCTGTGGAGGCTGACCTTGCAGAAGCGCGGCTGCAAGGGGCTGGTGCGGGTCGGCGCCCCCGGCATCCTGCAGGGCATGGTGCTCAGCTTCGGGGGCCTCCAGTTCACCGAGAACCACCTGCAGTTCCAGGCCGACCCCGACGTGCTGCACAACAGCTACGCCCTGCGCGGCGTCCGCTACAAGAACGACCACATCGACCTGGCCGTGCTCGCCGACCCCGAGGGCAAGCCATACCTGCACGTGTCCGTGGAGCCGCGCGGCCAGCCCGTCAAGGTCTACGCGTGCAAGGCGGGCTGCCTGGAGGAGCCCGTGGAGCTGACCTCGGCGCCGCAGGGCCACATTTTCCCGGTCATGGTGACACAGCCCATCACGCCGCTGCTGTACATCTCCACCGACCTCACGCACCTGCAGGACCTGCGCCACACGCTGCACCTTAAGGCCATCTTGGCCCACGATGAGCACATGGCCCAGCAGGACCCCGGGCTGCCCTTCCTCTTCTGGTTCAGCGTGGCCTCCCTCATCACCCTCTTCCACCTCTTCCTCTTCAAGCTCATCTACAATGAGTACTGTGGGCCTGGGGCCAAGCCCCTCTTCAGGAGTAAG GAGGACCCCAGTGTCTGA